AGAGCTGATAAGCTTAGGAGCATGCCCCTTGCAGAGCAAGGATTTCGTCCATGCAGCAAGTTAGATTCTTAAGTTCACTCTATGTAACCTTTGGTCTGCTTCTGGTAATTTCGCGGTGTATATCCGGTCATCTGCTTGAATTGCCGGCAAAAGTGCTCCACATTGGGATACCCGCACCGTGCGGCGACCCCGGCAATGCTCTCGGTGCTGTGGATCAGGTATTCCTTGGCCATGCGGACCCGGCTGTTGATGACATCCTCCATGCAGGAGAGGCCAAAGGTTTTTTTGTAAATATTCTGGAGATAGCCTGGACTGATCTCAAGCACATCGGCCATTCTGGAGACCGTCCAGTACTCTCCGGGATTGCTCTGAATTAACGTGCGCAGCCTCAGCAGCTTGTAATATTGCGGGGTAATATTGCCCTGGAAATAAGATTCCCATAGCTTGTTGAACAAGGCCCGCAGCAACAGGTCAATCGAAGAGGCCTTGCAGTCCCGGTCGAAATGATGCTCACTGACCAGCAGCTCCACCAGCTTCCGGCAGGAGTCGGGATCACTCAGGGCAAAGGGAATGCCGGAGGGCAGCGGCGATTCTGTAATATACGGCTCATCCGCCTCAAAGCGAATCCAGTCATTGGCGAAGGACTCGCCGCACGCCCGGTAATAGACCTTCTGCCGGGGTCGGTAGAGGACTGCCGTGTGCGCAGGGTACAGCTTAAGCCCGCCGTGCACCCAGAACTGGGCCGGGGTCTTGGTCATGACCAGGAGCCACTGCGAGCCTGCCGGCACATCCACGACGAAATTGGCTTCGTGTGTCGTATTGCACTCTACATAATGAATAAGGGCCATTCGCACTCTCCTCCAGAAGGGTATAGTCAATCCTACCGGGGTTAATGAATTTCACGGAATTCACCTGGCGTAATTCCTTCGGATTCCATGAATTTCTTGTTGAAATAGCTAATTCCCGGATATCCTGAGAGGATGGCAACCTCTTTAATGGACATAGAGGGTTGGCTCAGCAATAATTGCTTGCTCTTTTGAATCCGGCATTTGGTGACATAAGAGACAGGCGTCATTTTCGTTGCTTTTTTGAATAGGCTGCAGAAATAATTTGGTGTCAGCCCTACTTGACCTGCCCACCATTCCAGCTCAAATGGAAGGTGGGCTTTTTGTTGCATTTCGGGTAATAGAGCAGTTATTTTATCCAGGTGATTGGTGCTGCGGTAGGATGAATAGGGAAGCGAATTACTTACAAATTCAATGATTACGCTATAGGTTAAGGTTGAGATCCGCGAGGGGCGGAGGAAGTTATAGTGTTCAAGCTCATGGAATAAATCCTCGAAAGCCGACTGCAGCAGAGAAGCGTTCTTCAGCGTCCAGATCGAAGAACCGGAATACCGGTTATCCAGAAAGTAAGCCTGGAGTGCATTGCCGTTGAACTGAATCCAGAAGATATTCCACGGGTCCGACTCCGAGCAGTAATAACGCATACGGTCGTTCGGGAAATGGAGAAAAGCATCTCCTGCGCCTAAAGTGAAGGTCTTATCCCCGATTTCAATATCCCCGCTTCCGCTGGCGATATAATGCAAGCTGAAATCTCTGACACCGTTCGGCCGGTTCACATTATGATCGTCCGGCCGGATGAAATTTCCAATAGAATGCGGAAAGCAAAAA
This region of Paenibacillus sp. FSL K6-1096 genomic DNA includes:
- a CDS encoding AraC family transcriptional regulator, producing MALIHYVECNTTHEANFVVDVPAGSQWLLVMTKTPAQFWVHGGLKLYPAHTAVLYRPRQKVYYRACGESFANDWIRFEADEPYITESPLPSGIPFALSDPDSCRKLVELLVSEHHFDRDCKASSIDLLLRALFNKLWESYFQGNITPQYYKLLRLRTLIQSNPGEYWTVSRMADVLEISPGYLQNIYKKTFGLSCMEDVINSRVRMAKEYLIHSTESIAGVAARCGYPNVEHFCRQFKQMTGYTPRNYQKQTKGYIE
- a CDS encoding helix-turn-helix domain-containing protein — its product is MNRPNGVRDFSLHYIASGSGDIEIGDKTFTLGAGDAFLHFPNDRMRYYCSESDPWNIFWIQFNGNALQAYFLDNRYSGSSIWTLKNASLLQSAFEDLFHELEHYNFLRPSRISTLTYSVIIEFVSNSLPYSSYRSTNHLDKITALLPEMQQKAHLPFELEWWAGQVGLTPNYFCSLFKKATKMTPVSYVTKCRIQKSKQLLLSQPSMSIKEVAILSGYPGISYFNKKFMESEGITPGEFREIH